CTTCCCAGGCGATCCCATGCGCGGTCAGGGACGACGACGACACACGGGGACTGCAGCGAACCCTCGTCCTCGGCCTCACCTCCAGCCCCCGTGCCCTTCAGGTCGTCGCCGCGATCGGCACGCTGGCCTTCGTGATGGCCACGACGACCATGTCCTGGGCCGTGGCGAGGAAGCTCATGGGCGGAACGACCGTGCCCGGCTACACATCGCTGCTCGCCTCGATCTGGCTGCTCGGAGGAGCCAGTCTCGCCGGACTCGGTCTAGTCGGCGTCTACCTCGCGCGGATCCTGCTCGAGGTTCGCCGAGGCCCGGACGTCGTCGTCCGAACCATCCACCGTGTCGGCGACAGCCGGAGTCATGGAACGAGGCACGCCGAGGTCGCTCCCCGGGGGCGTGTGGAGATCGAGACATGAAGCCAGCGACAACTGCGTTTCCTCTTCTCGTGATTCCCGGAATGGCGCGTTCCGGAACGACGTACCTCTACCACGCCCTGGGTGACCATCCGGAAATCGTGACTCCGGTGCGTAAGGAGACCAATTTCTTCGGCCCCCGGTACGGGCGCGGTCCCACGTGGTTCGCCAGTCTGTTCGAAGAAACACCCCGGCTGCGGTGGGCGGCCGACATCAGCCCCACCTACTTCAACGACGCCGACTGCATCGATCGAATCCATATCTGGAACGGCCCCGTCCGGCTCGTCATGGGGGTTCGTGATCCCGTGGACTACGCGGTATCCCTGTACGAGCACCTCGAAGCGATCGGACAAAGCGTTCCCGACTTCGAAGACTTCTTGCAGGGTTTCGTCCAGGAGTCGCACGGCGGCTCGTTTCCGCACCATTTCCACCCCGGAGCACTGATGGGTCGGGTCGAGGAGTTCCTCGCGGCATTCGGGACCGAAATCCTGATCTACGACTACGCCGCTCTGTCCCGATCACCGCTCGAGGTTCTGGAACGCATCGAGGCGTTCCTCGAACTCTCGCCGTGGTTCGAGTCTTCTCGTGTGAGAACGAGACCCATCAATGCGCGGGGCTCGCGGATTCTCCCGAATCCGATCCGCCGAGTAGGACGTGAGAGCACCTACGACACGGTGATGGGCCTCGTCCCGACTCGGTTGCTCCGTCGCGTACGACGGCTCGTCGACTATGTCGATGCAGCCGTCACACGGCCCCGGATCGCCGATCCTTCGAAAGCCTCCCTCGCGCACCACCACCTCCGCGAAGATCAAGAGCGATATCGCGCGATGTTCCGGTCGTCGTCGTTCGTGGTCGGCAACGACACGGGCGCGACCCGAACCACGAAAGAGGAGTGTACGGCGTGATGGGGAGAATCCTTGGGAAACAACCGGTAGGGGCGGTTTTCCGCGCCCTCGTTTCGCTGGCCCTGATCTCCACCCTGTTCATTGCCCACGACTGGCGCGATGGGTTCGCACGGGTCGGCGACGCTGCACTCGCCGGAATCTGCATCGGCCTCTCGATGTTCGCACTCAGGAATCTCGCTCATGCTCTGCGGTGGAAAACTCTTCTCGATGCCGTTGGGGTTCGCGCGGAATTCGGTTGGGTCCACCGCGTCACCTACATCGGTGCCAGCGCCTCGACGTTCCTACCGTCGTCAATCGGAGGCGACCTGGCGCGCGGTTGGTGGGCCCACGGTCACGGACTCTCGGTCCGCGAGACCGCCGCGACCGTCGTCGTCGACCGGTTGATCGGCATTCTTTCCATGTTCCTCCTCTTCGTGCTCGCCGCTCCCTTTGCGGAGATGTCAGTCGATCCGATCCATCCGAGTTTCGCCGGCGCCACGATCGCTGTGGCCGGCATCGTCGTGACCACGGCACTTCTCGTCTCACGCCTGACGACTGCACGTCGTCGGCTGACCGAGGCACTGCAGGCCGTACGACGTTCCGTAGGTTCCATGGAACCCGGAAACGGTCTCCGCCATCTGGGATCCGCACTCTTCTGGAGCGGACTCGGGCACCTGGCGGCGTTGGCAGCTGTCGTGGCCTTCGCCCGCGCGGTCGACGTCCAGATTCCCACTCTCAGCATCATGGCCGCCACGGCTGTCTCGTGGCTCGCGAGCCTGATGCCGATCAGCCTCGGCGGTTTCGGTCCGAGAGAGGCCGTTCTCGCCTCGCTCCTGGTTCGGGCCGGCACCGCGCCCGAAGATGCGATCGCAGTCGCCATCCTCTGGGATCTGGCCATCGTGATCCAGGCGATCGTCGGAATGGTTGCAGCGACCATTCCCGGAACAGACCGGCGAACCGGCGCGACGACGCACGATTCGGAGCGCGGTTCCCCCGCCTCCCCCTGAACCCCGAACCCACGTAGGTGATTCTGTTGCTGAACAGCCTGTCGACGGCCGAGATCGTCCACACGGAGGACCCGACGTCTCTGGACTCCGAGAGAGTTCGTCTGCAGACGAGACGCGTCGGCTTCACCATCCTACGTGGCCTCATCGACCCGGCCGAAGTCAACCGTTCCTGTCGGCGATTGCGTGATCACTTCGACCAGGAACTCGACCAACCTCCCACGGGCCACGCGGCCTCAGCGGTTCGTCGCAACTTCCAGAAGCTCACGGTGGGCGGCGAGTCCGGCGAGACTGGCCGCGACGACGCGCGATTCTTCCGAACGTTCTACAATCCCATCTGGGACGAAGACACGTGGGGACTGCGCTCGTCTTTCGTAACGCTCGCACGCACACGGAATCGGATTGCCGGACTCCCGGAGGACTACGCCGTCGACCGGATCGAGTCCGACGGACTCTGGACTGCCGCGCGCGTCCACCAGTATCCGCGCGGCGGAGGCTTCTTCCGGCGCCACACGGATCATCTGACGAGCGGTATCGCGTCGTCTCACGAAGTGCGCTACGTCCAGGTCCTGCTGGTCATGTCGCAGAAGGGACGCGACTTCTACGAGGGAGGGGCGTTCGTCGAGATCCGGGGAGAGAGGGTCGTCATCGACGACGTCACGCAGCCCGGCGACGTGGTCGTGTACGACGGCCGGACGGTGCACGGTGTCGAGGACATCGATCCGAGCACACACCTCGACCTGACCACGATCAACGGACGTCTCGCGGCCTTCGTCACTCTCTTCGAGTCCCGCTGACCCCTACCCCCCCACGGCGTACACCGGCCGGATGTCCACCGGCACGTCGTCGAGTGCGTCGAGCGCCTGCTGCATTGCCGGGCTCACGGTGCCGTATTCCTCCACCCAGGCCTTCGCCGCCTCGTAGTCGGCGTTCGCCTGCAACATGAGGATCTCGCGGGCCAGGTCGCGGATCGCACCGCGCCATTCCGATTCGACCGGGGCAAAGGTTCCGTCGTCGCCGACGTCGAGCGCCCCCTTCTCGGCCAGGTAGTTGAACTGGCACACCACGCCCAGGCCGTGGGCCTCGGTCACACCGAAGCGCGCGCTCCGGAACAGGCCGGGCACGACCGTCCACGCCAGATCCTCGCCCTTGCTCGCCGGCAGCACGCCCTTGTCGATCAGCGAGTAGATGTCGTACATGCCGAGCACATCGGCCTTGGCTTCTTCGAGCGGACTGTACAGGTCCTTCAGCTCGAGCCGGACCTCGGTCTCGCGGCCGTCGATCACGAGCTTGCCGGGGCCGATGCCGTGGCTCAGCTCGTGGTGCAGGACGAAGTCGAAGTAGGCCTGCATGCTCACCCGATCCGCGCGGCCCTCGGGGAGCACGCGCTCGGCGATCGGCACGAGCACGGCGTGGTACTTGGCCTCGATCACGTTCTTCAGAAGGACCTTCTTGCTGCCCTTGGCCTCGCGCACGCGCTCGTCGTTCGGCAGGTTGAAGGCGATGGTCTGCACCCCGGCCCGGGTGTCGCCGGCGGTGTAGATCTCGTTGGCCACGCGGATGGGCGAGTCGGTCCCGCGGTCGGGGTTCTTGTACTCGTCGGGAATGGGCAGGTTCATCTCGAGCCAGGGCA
The window above is part of the Candidatus Krumholzibacteriia bacterium genome. Proteins encoded here:
- a CDS encoding sulfotransferase; its protein translation is MKPATTAFPLLVIPGMARSGTTYLYHALGDHPEIVTPVRKETNFFGPRYGRGPTWFASLFEETPRLRWAADISPTYFNDADCIDRIHIWNGPVRLVMGVRDPVDYAVSLYEHLEAIGQSVPDFEDFLQGFVQESHGGSFPHHFHPGALMGRVEEFLAAFGTEILIYDYAALSRSPLEVLERIEAFLELSPWFESSRVRTRPINARGSRILPNPIRRVGRESTYDTVMGLVPTRLLRRVRRLVDYVDAAVTRPRIADPSKASLAHHHLREDQERYRAMFRSSSFVVGNDTGATRTTKEECTA
- a CDS encoding peptidase — protein: MRVVPLSLLSLSLLTACGAPEPEVGELEIADDIEVRVEQFQPQRIEADLSRLSEGDRRALDLLIEASGIVHEIFGLQAWQHRAETDVAVEQYEGQYAEAVKTYYAIMRHKWDRLEADEPWLGTEPRSPGAGFYPEDMTKAEFEDWIAAHPGDEEAFTSLFTVIRRQGGGLVSFPYSEAYAVQIRRCSELLEQAADITDDPTLERFLRLRARDLLQDEYFESDMAWMDLAGDLEVVFGPYEVYEDKLFGYKAAFESFLCIADPEESAALDLYKAELPWLEMNLPIPDEYKNPDRGTDSPIRVANEIYTAGDTRAGVQTIAFNLPNDERVREAKGSKKVLLKNVIEAKYHAVLVPIAERVLPEGRADRVSMQAYFDFVLHHELSHGIGPGKLVIDGRETEVRLELKDLYSPLEEAKADVLGMYDIYSLIDKGVLPASKGEDLAWTVVPGLFRSARFGVTEAHGLGVVCQFNYLAEKGALDVGDDGTFAPVESEWRGAIRDLAREILMLQANADYEAAKAWVEEYGTVSPAMQQALDALDDVPVDIRPVYAVGG
- a CDS encoding lysylphosphatidylglycerol synthase transmembrane domain-containing protein, producing the protein MGRILGKQPVGAVFRALVSLALISTLFIAHDWRDGFARVGDAALAGICIGLSMFALRNLAHALRWKTLLDAVGVRAEFGWVHRVTYIGASASTFLPSSIGGDLARGWWAHGHGLSVRETAATVVVDRLIGILSMFLLFVLAAPFAEMSVDPIHPSFAGATIAVAGIVVTTALLVSRLTTARRRLTEALQAVRRSVGSMEPGNGLRHLGSALFWSGLGHLAALAAVVAFARAVDVQIPTLSIMAATAVSWLASLMPISLGGFGPREAVLASLLVRAGTAPEDAIAVAILWDLAIVIQAIVGMVAATIPGTDRRTGATTHDSERGSPASP